Proteins co-encoded in one Candidatus Zixiibacteriota bacterium genomic window:
- a CDS encoding SpoIIE family protein phosphatase yields the protein MSYSSIVKRELDLTPDELEAKLASKKAELRDLATMGAVITSIHEINSVLSVVMDMAIRLADGEVGLIMLEEEDKLVLKISWGVQESFVRSLVYRNNTDLPTYCYQNRETVILNDLGVRDEGGIAIDSIICLPIQTADHCHGVMLMINKANGGGFDDENRESLEMLLNFVAVAIDNSLLLEEQLGRQKIEQEMTIAREIQGTILPHDIAEIPGCEIGAVYFPAREVGGDFYQTHQIDEKRFLVILGDVSNKGVPAALVMAAAAGIMKSIVTERPSISISGLAMRLNDLLVEEIIKEREMFITMFFAKFDLEDMKITYCNGGHLPGLFWSNDEQKIVELSEGGPIVGQFGGVTFKEGSRSIASGDRLFLFTDGLTEAEDAEGRMFGRERAEQVFSAEVGLEPAEFCMKVKEWVDRFNVGSSEDSHDDFTILQVKVE from the coding sequence ATGTCTTATTCGTCAATAGTTAAGCGCGAGCTCGATTTGACGCCCGATGAACTCGAAGCAAAGCTTGCATCTAAGAAGGCCGAGCTAAGAGACCTGGCGACAATGGGAGCGGTGATCACGTCGATCCACGAGATAAATTCCGTTCTGTCGGTTGTCATGGATATGGCTATCAGATTAGCTGATGGCGAAGTCGGATTGATCATGCTGGAGGAGGAGGACAAACTTGTCCTGAAGATTTCCTGGGGTGTCCAGGAGAGTTTCGTGCGATCGCTCGTTTATCGTAACAACACTGATCTTCCAACCTACTGTTATCAGAATCGCGAGACAGTCATACTAAACGATCTGGGGGTCAGGGATGAAGGAGGTATTGCCATTGATTCCATCATCTGCCTTCCCATTCAAACTGCAGATCATTGTCATGGCGTGATGTTAATGATCAACAAGGCTAATGGCGGGGGATTTGACGACGAGAATCGGGAAAGCCTCGAAATGCTTCTAAACTTCGTGGCGGTTGCTATCGACAATTCACTCCTGCTGGAGGAACAGCTGGGTAGACAGAAGATCGAGCAAGAAATGACAATTGCTCGCGAGATTCAGGGGACAATCCTACCACACGATATTGCCGAAATCCCAGGTTGTGAGATAGGCGCTGTATATTTTCCGGCGCGGGAAGTTGGCGGCGATTTTTACCAGACTCATCAAATCGATGAAAAGAGATTCCTGGTAATACTTGGCGATGTTTCGAATAAGGGAGTACCTGCGGCGCTGGTGATGGCGGCCGCGGCGGGAATCATGAAATCAATCGTGACCGAACGCCCGTCGATTTCAATCAGCGGCCTGGCCATGCGGCTCAATGATTTGCTGGTGGAAGAGATTATCAAGGAACGAGAGATGTTCATCACGATGTTTTTCGCCAAGTTTGATTTGGAAGATATGAAGATCACATATTGCAATGGTGGACACCTTCCCGGTCTGTTTTGGAGTAATGATGAGCAGAAGATCGTCGAACTTTCCGAGGGAGGGCCGATTGTAGGCCAGTTTGGTGGGGTAACATTTAAGGAAGGTAGTCGGTCTATTGCGTCAGGTGACAGGCTTTTTCTTTTCACCGATGGTCTGACTGAAGCGGAAGATGCCGAGGGACGTATGTTTGGTCGGGAGCGAGCAGAGCAGGTATTTTCAGCTGAAGTAGGCCTTGAACCAGCCGAATTTTGCATGAAGGTGAAAGAGTGGGTAGATCGTTTCAATGTGGGATCATCGGAAGACTCGCACGATGATTTCACAATTCTCCAGGTGAAGGTGGAATAG